From the genome of Nicotiana tabacum cultivar K326 chromosome 2, ASM71507v2, whole genome shotgun sequence:
TTCTCAACAATGTCTCATCGAGGCGAAAAATCACCCTTCCCTTCATGCTAAGTATCAACAGAAGTGTAACTTGAAACATAGATTGAACAGCTATGTTCATTAACATATTCTTGGTTATAATAGGTGCACCCGTACCATAATTAGTCGTCGGCTTAGAACAGTTCATCATGACTTGATGAAATTCCAAAGACTCAGGCTTTACGGCTGATGTTATGATTGCCAAAAACAAGGCACCAAGAACTTCCATTATTAGATTTACCCACAACAACTGAAATGGTGTCAATTGTTCTTCACTCGCGGGATTGAAAATTATGAGAATAAAACTTGAAGTGAATGCAGAAATATTGAGTATCAATTGCAACTGTATGAACTTGTCAATGTTTGTGCAAACATACCTGCCCAAGATTAATATGGCTGGGATCATACCAAAATTTGAGTCCACCACAGTAATATCAGCATCTTCCTTAGCTAAGTCCGCacagttttcaccaataaaaatCCCAACGTCGGCTTCTTTGAGAGATGGCAAGTCTCTAATGCATGTACAAGTTGCTGCCACGAGCCCGCAATTATTAGCTCTTAAGCAATGTACCAAGAGGAGTTTATCAGCAGGAGTGCTATTAGCCAATACTTTGATTTTGTGAGACATACTTATTTGGGCTTCCTTGAGGCTGCTTCTAAATTCAGCAGCTTCAATTATGGCTCCTTGTAAGTCTTCCTCAATTCTTAGAATTCCAGAATTAAGAGCCATCAATCTTGCAGTATGCAAGTCTTCATCCACCATTAATTTGATCTCAACTCCTGATTCTCGACACATTTGAATCGTTTGCCTCAACTCGGGTGGATATGGATTCTTTAGTACTACAATGCCTTAAAAGCTCAAGCCATCTTTCGCGAGCTCAAAGAAGAATAATTCACCTTCTTTTTCGGTATCAACGGGGCTTTCTTCTTTTGGTTTTACTTGTTTATAAGCAAAACCAAAGCAGTACACACCGTCGGATACTATTCTATCGATTATTCCATTGAACAGCTTTCTTTTTTCCTCATCTAGGGTTTGCATGGTGCCGTTAATGTCATAATAGTGAGAACACATAGATAGAACCAGCTTTGGTTCTCCTTTCCAATGCACATGCATAAATTCTTCACCTTCTTTGTTTCTCTTTATTAGCAACCCGCATAGTCCTTTGCTAGGATACAAATTATAACGGCTTAGGATTGTACAACTTCCGTGCAATTCATCAATATCACCGCCAAGCACTTTCTCAGCCCAAATAAGAAGAGAATCATCATTGACACCACCAGTTATATTCATGCAAATTCCTTCGAGTAAGGCATTCAGGACTTCCTCAACAGAATCTGCATGCAGTGGTGGAGCCAAGAATCTTAATAAGGGTATTCAAAAATTCTCTACCTAGCTAGAAACTTCCTTTATAAAGGGAATTCatcaacagtttatatacataAAATAGAAAAGTTTTTACCCTATATACTTGCACATAGTAACTTCTAGATGATGGGAATTCAACTGAACTATCTACTTACCTTCAGCTCCGCCACTATCTGCAGGAAGGTTCAAAATTTTCTCGAAACCAATCCATAAATCCGCCATCATTTTATGCTTCACAACCAAGTCAAGTGTTTTGCCGAGGCAGAGGGTGGTAACAAGGGCTACATTAGCGTCCGTCGGAAGCTTATGAACTATGGTTTGATGAGCCTTTTTCATCTCCTTCGATGCATATAGAAGAATAATGAAAATGCCTAAAGATAATCCATCTTTTAATGAAAATAACAATATGCAAAGCATAGCCACCAAACCATTAACCTTATTGGTGCCACCTCGCTTCCTCCTCATGTATTTTGTGGCCTCGTTCATTATTTCCTCCACTGTGTTCT
Proteins encoded in this window:
- the LOC107783435 gene encoding calcium-transporting ATPase 12, plasma membrane-type-like, with product MVDEDLHTARLMALNSGILRIEEDLQGAIIEAAEFRSSLKEAQISMSHKIKVLANSTPADKLLLVHCLRANNCGLVAATCTCIRDLPSLKEADVGIFIGENCADLAKEDADITVVDSNFGMIPAILILGRYVCTNIDKFIQLQLILNISAFTSSFILIIFNPASEEQLTPFQLLWVNLIMEVLGALFLAIITSAVKPESLEFHQVMMNCSKPTTNYGTGAPIITKNMLMNIAVQSMFQVTLLLILSMKGRVIFRLDETLLRTMIFNSYVLCQVFVLIISAIEITKTSIFKGNIRRNQWRKCFFVAGVVIVGITVALQVILIQIMSKIAHWKKLGMKQWSISIGTAALSLPIHYAAKLLSNSFQSFLIMCVRM